From one Electrophorus electricus isolate fEleEle1 chromosome 20, fEleEle1.pri, whole genome shotgun sequence genomic stretch:
- the id1 gene encoding DNA-binding protein inhibitor ID-1 has protein sequence MKVVGPTCALKNKVGGEDVVRRLSEQSLAISKCKLPLLDEQMTMFLQDMNSCYSKLKELVPTLPTNKKATKVEILQHVIDYIWDLQVELDEPGKKNQSSASSAPRTPLTALNAASISVENGCSEDRIMCR, from the exons ATGAAAGTTGTCGGCCCAACCTGCGCGCTGAAGAACAAGGTTGGCGGCGAGGACGTGGTGCGGCGCCTGTCGGAGCAGAGCTTGGCCATCTCCAAGTGCAAGCTGCCTCTTCTCGACGAGCAGATGACCATGTTCCTGCAAGACATGAACAGCTGCTACAGCAAACTGAAGGAGCTGGTACCCACGCTACCGACCAACAAGAAGGCCACCAAGGTGGAGATCCTTCAGCACGTCATTGACTATATCTGGGATCTCCAGGTGGAGTTGGACGAACCGGGGAAAAAGAATCAGAGCTCTGCGAGCTCCGCTCCGAGGACTCCTCTCACGGCCCTTAACGCAGCCAGCATCTCCGTCGAG AACGGCTGCTCAGAAGACAGGATCATGTGTCGCTGA